Proteins encoded in a region of the Deefgea piscis genome:
- a CDS encoding ribose-phosphate pyrophosphokinase translates to MAYDSLMVFTGNANPRLAERVVNHLDISLGRATVGRFSDGEVTVELLENVRGRDVFVLQSTCVPTNDNIMEMMLMVDALKRASAGRITAAIPYFGYARQDRRPRSARVPISAKVIANMLQVAGVDRVLTVDVHADQIQGFFDIPVDNIYSTPVLLADIRAKNYENLMIVSPDVGGVLRARAMAKQLGVDMAIIDKRRPKANVAEVMHIIGDVKGRDCVIIDDMIDTANTLCKAAEALKKFGANRVMAYATHAVFSGAAVDRIMQSELDEVVVTDTIPVSELGQASGRVRVVSIAGLLAETMRRINNEESVSSLFVD, encoded by the coding sequence ATGGCTTACGACAGCCTCATGGTATTTACCGGCAACGCTAACCCTCGCCTTGCTGAACGTGTAGTAAATCATCTAGACATCTCATTGGGGCGCGCCACCGTTGGCCGTTTTTCTGATGGCGAAGTCACTGTTGAGCTACTAGAAAACGTTCGCGGTCGTGATGTGTTTGTTTTGCAATCAACTTGCGTACCGACTAACGATAACATCATGGAAATGATGTTGATGGTGGATGCGCTAAAACGTGCTTCAGCAGGTCGGATTACGGCAGCGATTCCGTACTTTGGTTATGCTCGCCAAGATCGTCGTCCACGCTCTGCGCGGGTACCGATTTCGGCTAAAGTGATTGCCAATATGTTGCAAGTCGCTGGTGTTGATCGCGTATTGACTGTCGATGTCCATGCCGACCAAATTCAAGGCTTTTTTGATATCCCTGTGGATAATATTTATTCCACTCCGGTATTGTTGGCCGATATCCGCGCTAAAAATTACGAAAACCTGATGATTGTATCGCCCGACGTTGGCGGTGTATTGCGCGCTCGTGCAATGGCCAAACAACTTGGTGTTGATATGGCGATTATCGATAAGCGTCGCCCGAAAGCCAATGTGGCTGAAGTGATGCACATCATCGGTGATGTGAAAGGCCGTGATTGCGTGATTATCGACGACATGATCGATACCGCCAATACGCTGTGTAAAGCCGCTGAAGCATTGAAAAAATTCGGCGCAAATCGTGTCATGGCATATGCCACGCATGCGGTGTTCTCTGGTGCTGCAGTCGATCGCATCATGCAATCTGAATTGGATGAAGTGGTTGTTACTGACACGATTCCAGTGAGCGAATTGGGCCAAGCAAGTGGCCGTGTTCGTGTGGTTTCGATTGCTGGTTTGCTGGCCGAAACAATGCGCCGTATCAATAACGAAGAATCGGTTTCTAGTTTATTCGTTGATTGA
- a CDS encoding 50S ribosomal protein L25/general stress protein Ctc, with protein sequence MTFELKATSRAKQGTGASRRLRKAGQLPGIVYGGSAEAVAINLDHNSMYYTLQDEKFHTALIQLSIDDGAAEQVLVRAVQYHPFKQQVQHIDFQRVSAESVVELRVPLHFVDGDSCLGVKMQGGAISNVLKEVMVRCVASKLPEFITVDQSKLAVGNLSVHLSDIALPEGVQLVSLLRGADLAVSMLNGAKG encoded by the coding sequence ATGACTTTTGAATTAAAAGCTACAAGCCGCGCAAAGCAGGGCACTGGTGCGAGCCGCCGCCTGCGTAAAGCCGGTCAATTGCCAGGTATCGTTTACGGTGGTTCTGCTGAAGCCGTTGCGATCAACTTGGATCACAACAGCATGTACTACACGCTGCAAGACGAAAAATTCCACACTGCATTGATCCAATTGTCGATCGATGACGGTGCTGCGGAACAAGTTTTGGTTCGTGCTGTTCAATACCATCCGTTCAAACAACAAGTTCAACATATCGACTTCCAACGCGTTAGCGCTGAGTCTGTTGTTGAATTGCGCGTTCCATTGCACTTCGTTGATGGCGATTCTTGCCTCGGCGTTAAGATGCAAGGCGGCGCGATCAGCAATGTATTGAAAGAAGTTATGGTTCGTTGCGTTGCTTCGAAACTGCCAGAATTCATTACTGTTGACCAATCTAAATTGGCGGTTGGTAACTTGTCAGTTCACTTGTCTGACATCGCATTGCCAGAAGGCGTTCAATTAGTATCGTTACTTCGCGGTGCTGATTTGGCCGTTTCTATGTTGAACGGCGCTAAAGGTTAA
- the pth gene encoding aminoacyl-tRNA hydrolase, with the protein MAIKLIVGLGNPGGEYAATRHNAGFWLLDHLARDGQIFLRHDSKFHGLCGKVKIANHDVWLLQPQTFMNRSGLAVVALAQFYKIMPDEILVVHDELDIAPGVVKLKKGGGNGGHNGLKDIQSHLSTADFWRLRLGIGHPGNKNEVANFVLKPPRREEQDLIDDAINKSLLVIPKIVIGETGAAMSILHTDDSKKREHKPDPKKD; encoded by the coding sequence ATGGCGATTAAGTTAATCGTAGGTTTGGGTAATCCAGGTGGTGAATACGCCGCAACGCGGCATAATGCCGGCTTTTGGCTGCTGGATCATTTGGCACGTGATGGACAGATTTTTTTACGCCATGACAGTAAATTTCATGGCTTATGCGGCAAAGTTAAAATTGCTAACCACGATGTTTGGTTATTGCAGCCGCAAACTTTTATGAATCGCAGCGGTTTGGCGGTAGTGGCATTGGCGCAGTTTTATAAAATCATGCCTGATGAAATTCTAGTCGTCCACGATGAACTCGACATCGCGCCTGGCGTAGTGAAGCTTAAAAAAGGCGGTGGTAATGGCGGGCATAATGGCTTAAAAGACATTCAGTCGCATTTATCGACTGCTGATTTTTGGCGTTTGCGCTTAGGGATCGGTCACCCGGGTAATAAAAATGAAGTGGCCAATTTTGTGCTCAAGCCACCACGGCGTGAAGAGCAAGACTTGATCGATGATGCCATCAATAAATCTTTGCTGGTGATCCCTAAGATTGTGATTGGCGAAACCGGCGCTGCAATGAGCATTTTGCATACTGACGATTCAAAAAAACGTGAACATAAACCTGATCCGAAAAAAGACTAG
- the ccsB gene encoding c-type cytochrome biogenesis protein CcsB, whose product MNSLSLKNRRFNTADVLFTLFIVVTALVSWQKYHSFLDYYEQGILIGSVAGLCWFGWFWPAMRVFFPVCGIIALGAIELYAGDLSRGQTEFWLKYLLSSQSAVMWMCVLFFLATILYWVGLLRQSATALSIASGLTWAAAGAAMISKLVRWYESYLIGADVGHIPVSNLYEVFILFCLMTALMYLYYEAQFAAKTMGAFVLLIISAAVGFIIWYSLDRQAHEIQPLIPALQSWWMKIHVPANFVGYGSFAIASMLGIAQLLSARGILTNKLPSYDTLGEVMYKAIAIGFLFFTIATVLGAMWAADAWGGYWSWDPKETWALIVWLNYAAWLHVRLIKGWRGDILAWWAIIGLFVTTFAFIGVNMFLAGLHSYGGL is encoded by the coding sequence ATGAATTCGCTAAGTTTGAAAAATCGACGTTTTAATACTGCTGATGTGCTGTTTACGCTGTTTATCGTGGTCACAGCCTTAGTTTCGTGGCAGAAATACCACAGTTTTCTCGACTATTATGAGCAGGGCATTTTAATTGGTTCCGTCGCCGGTCTTTGCTGGTTTGGCTGGTTTTGGCCGGCGATGCGGGTGTTCTTTCCCGTTTGCGGCATCATTGCGCTCGGTGCTATTGAGCTCTATGCCGGCGACTTAAGCCGTGGGCAAACCGAGTTTTGGCTGAAGTATCTCCTCTCGAGTCAATCGGCGGTGATGTGGATGTGCGTGCTGTTTTTCCTGGCCACCATCCTGTATTGGGTTGGTTTATTACGCCAATCGGCCACCGCACTCAGTATTGCCTCGGGTTTAACATGGGCTGCTGCTGGCGCAGCCATGATTTCAAAACTGGTTCGCTGGTATGAAAGCTATTTAATCGGTGCCGATGTCGGGCATATTCCAGTCTCCAATTTATATGAAGTTTTCATCCTATTTTGTTTGATGACGGCTTTGATGTATCTGTATTACGAAGCACAATTTGCCGCCAAAACCATGGGCGCGTTTGTGCTCTTGATCATTTCTGCGGCAGTTGGTTTTATTATTTGGTACTCATTAGATCGTCAAGCGCATGAAATTCAACCGCTGATTCCTGCGCTGCAATCGTGGTGGATGAAAATCCACGTCCCTGCCAACTTTGTCGGCTATGGCAGTTTTGCGATTGCTTCAATGCTAGGTATCGCGCAATTGCTGTCGGCTCGCGGCATCCTCACTAACAAGCTGCCAAGTTACGACACGCTCGGCGAAGTGATGTACAAGGCGATTGCCATTGGATTTTTGTTTTTTACCATTGCAACCGTACTTGGCGCAATGTGGGCCGCTGATGCTTGGGGTGGCTATTGGAGCTGGGACCCGAAGGAAACTTGGGCGCTGATCGTTTGGCTTAATTATGCCGCATGGTTACACGTTCGATTAATCAAAGGCTGGCGTGGTGATATTTTGGCGTGGTGGGCAATTATTGGTCTGTTTGTCACGACCTTTGCCTTTATCGGCGTGAATATGTTTTTGGCTGGGCTGCACTCCTACGGTGGGCTCTAA
- the lolB gene encoding lipoprotein insertase outer membrane protein LolB, with product MLAVVCKRLMLAVHFRSLGSLFLLALLSACVQAPLKPPSEGFAAQGRVNIRSQNQANTAAFHWVASPQQDVLSLSSPLGNILAQLTIQYQGGEIVNAQLQHGETIDIADQPEALLAQVTGLVLPVAGMRWWLRGQPDPKQPFTRGSNDFEQSGWMIRASDYRDGKLPYRVELSREDLRVLVLINEWSHATP from the coding sequence GTGCTGGCGGTTGTGTGTAAACGCTTGATGTTGGCGGTGCATTTTCGCTCGCTTGGTAGCTTATTTTTGCTGGCGTTGTTGTCCGCCTGTGTACAAGCGCCATTAAAACCGCCTAGCGAGGGCTTTGCTGCGCAGGGTCGCGTTAATATTCGCAGTCAAAATCAAGCCAATACTGCAGCGTTTCATTGGGTCGCCAGCCCGCAGCAAGATGTGTTGTCACTGTCGTCGCCACTGGGCAATATCTTGGCCCAATTAACGATTCAGTACCAAGGCGGTGAAATTGTTAACGCACAACTGCAGCATGGTGAAACAATTGATATTGCCGATCAGCCAGAGGCGCTGTTGGCGCAAGTCACAGGATTGGTGTTACCCGTTGCTGGAATGCGCTGGTGGTTGCGTGGCCAACCCGATCCTAAACAGCCTTTTACGCGTGGTAGCAATGATTTTGAGCAGTCGGGCTGGATGATTCGCGCCAGTGATTATCGCGATGGAAAATTACCGTATCGTGTTGAGCTAAGTCGTGAAGATTTGCGTGTTTTAGTCTTAATTAATGAATGGAGTCATGCTACCCCATGA
- the ispE gene encoding 4-(cytidine 5'-diphospho)-2-C-methyl-D-erythritol kinase: MSFTPMVDEQGFAAYPAPAKLNLFLHIVGRRQDGYHLLQSVFQLIDMHDTIYLRLRRDGQIVHHNPLPGVPAELDLTVRAARLLQPKGSDWGVDIRVDKRLPMGGGVGGGSSDAATVLLALNQLWQLQHSRVDLMALGLSLGADVPFFIFGQNAFVEGIGEIMTPIETPPRYFVVLHPQVHVSTPEIFKDPLLTRNSPSIKVGDLEGAVTRNDLQACAVRKYPEIAEQLNLLQQFGDARMTGSGSCIFVEMPSQAAANTVLCGLLESINGFAVQTLNRHPLYEYAK, translated from the coding sequence ATGAGTTTTACCCCTATGGTTGATGAGCAGGGCTTTGCGGCCTATCCTGCTCCGGCTAAATTAAATTTATTTTTACATATCGTTGGTCGTCGTCAGGATGGCTATCATTTATTGCAGTCGGTGTTTCAACTGATTGATATGCACGATACGATTTATCTGCGCCTGCGTCGTGATGGACAAATCGTTCACCACAATCCTTTGCCAGGCGTGCCCGCTGAATTAGATTTAACGGTCCGTGCCGCGCGGTTATTGCAGCCCAAAGGATCTGACTGGGGAGTTGATATTCGGGTGGATAAGCGTCTGCCTATGGGCGGTGGCGTCGGCGGCGGGAGCTCTGATGCGGCAACGGTATTATTGGCTTTAAATCAGTTATGGCAATTGCAGCATTCGCGTGTTGATTTGATGGCGCTAGGTTTGAGCTTGGGGGCAGATGTACCCTTTTTTATTTTTGGGCAAAATGCGTTTGTCGAGGGGATTGGCGAGATCATGACGCCTATTGAAACCCCGCCGCGTTATTTTGTGGTTTTGCATCCTCAGGTACATGTTTCTACCCCCGAAATTTTTAAAGACCCTCTCTTGACAAGAAACAGCCCCTCTATTAAAGTTGGCGACCTTGAAGGCGCAGTCACACGTAATGATTTGCAAGCGTGCGCAGTGCGAAAATATCCCGAGATTGCTGAACAGCTCAATCTATTACAGCAGTTTGGTGATGCCAGAATGACCGGATCGGGTAGCTGTATATTTGTAGAAATGCCTTCACAAGCTGCTGCAAATACTGTATTATGCGGCCTTCTTGAAAGTATCAACGGATTTGCAGTGCAGACGTTAAATCGTCATCCGTTATACGAGTACGCTAAGTAG
- a CDS encoding CobW family GTP-binding protein, giving the protein MTASVIPVNLITGFLGVGKTTALMNLLAQKPADEYWAIVVNEFGEVGIDGATLSSAGDGLQVAEVPGGCICCTTSPMLRVTLGKLARGIRPDRLLIEPSGLGHPAGIIDLLRDPMLASAFEVRAVVSLLDPRQMEDSRYYSHETWRDQLQLADVLVINKCDVADEEQILRAEAMGAAFFPPKLAITRAINGQFALSLLDLELHPERWPALNHSANVQLGAYSPSRQVHSSLASKSSDVAAEVSSWPICKMQSSLGSHSCGWIFPPEVVFSSSQVADLLTVLSQNSDLNLQGLTRAKGIFHTERDWYRFDWVDSMTSAAPAAYRRDSRFEVIVQSDQAPDWQPLQRALLATLISSPSPL; this is encoded by the coding sequence ATGACAGCAAGCGTGATCCCCGTTAATTTAATTACTGGCTTTTTAGGGGTTGGTAAAACCACGGCATTGATGAATTTGTTGGCACAAAAGCCGGCTGATGAATATTGGGCGATTGTCGTCAATGAGTTTGGTGAGGTGGGGATTGATGGCGCGACATTGTCGAGCGCTGGTGATGGCTTGCAAGTCGCAGAAGTGCCTGGGGGCTGTATTTGCTGTACTACCAGCCCGATGCTGCGGGTGACTTTGGGTAAGCTGGCGCGGGGTATCCGTCCAGATCGCTTATTGATTGAGCCCTCTGGCTTGGGACATCCAGCGGGTATTATTGATTTACTGCGTGATCCAATGCTAGCCAGCGCCTTTGAAGTACGAGCAGTGGTCAGCTTGCTAGATCCACGGCAAATGGAAGATTCGCGCTATTACTCGCATGAAACTTGGCGTGATCAGCTGCAATTGGCCGATGTCTTGGTCATTAATAAGTGCGATGTGGCCGATGAAGAGCAAATTTTACGGGCCGAAGCGATGGGGGCGGCTTTTTTTCCACCTAAATTGGCCATTACCCGGGCAATTAATGGGCAATTTGCTTTAAGTTTGCTCGATTTAGAGCTGCATCCTGAGCGTTGGCCTGCACTTAACCACAGTGCTAATGTGCAATTGGGCGCGTATTCTCCGAGCCGACAAGTGCATTCTTCACTCGCTAGCAAATCGAGCGATGTCGCTGCCGAAGTGAGCAGCTGGCCTATTTGTAAAATGCAGTCGAGTTTAGGTTCGCATAGCTGTGGCTGGATTTTTCCACCTGAAGTGGTGTTTAGTAGTAGCCAGGTCGCCGATTTATTGACGGTTTTGTCGCAAAATAGCGATTTAAACCTGCAGGGACTGACTCGCGCTAAAGGGATTTTTCATACTGAGCGTGATTGGTATCGCTTTGACTGGGTCGACAGCATGACCAGCGCTGCGCCAGCAGCCTATCGGCGAGACAGTCGTTTTGAGGTGATTGTGCAAAGTGATCAAGCTCCCGACTGGCAACCGTTGCAGCGGGCTTTACTGGCGACGCTGATTAGCTCGCCATCACCGCTTTAA
- a CDS encoding tetratricopeptide repeat protein, whose product MSLRSNSLIAVFFAGLSGCAALTPSNQLADASRTAATAESASEVEKLDGFDPSILPKIELSDELMMRFLVGDIAAQRGNSALAAQAWLDLAQRTQDPRTAQRATQLALSAGQLVVAQEAALLWVAGAPNSIQARQILVSLLIRSKRIDQVEPHLRVLLNAKSSEMAPFFMQMHQLWDKNSDRAAVVTVTEQLSDGFLTMPEARFARAVAYSNAADDARALAELDVALSLRASWEPAILYKAQLLSGKKDPALTKLLQDAAKANPMSTAITLAQARNMAEEQNYPAAQQQYEAVLNRDPQQIEALIGAGLIALELHDLARAQRYLEQAVALNSKIAPQLAMYLGQIAEQQRRDRDAVQWYLQVNDTQTERAQARLPRLYARMGEQKSADAALAALPVESLNQQIDKAQIEAQVWRERKNLTQAVAVMTAAIKRNPSSAELYYDRSLYLDLVGDIPAAEADLRQYLQLSPGHVHGLNALGYILANRTDRYSEANTYLEQAMAKEPNNPVVLDSMGWLRFKQGRLNEAAELLKRAFAQLPDPEIAAHYTEVLWQKGDKKQAISVLNAAILLEPDDENLRALRQKMGL is encoded by the coding sequence ATGTCCTTGCGCTCTAATTCATTGATTGCGGTTTTCTTTGCCGGATTGTCAGGATGCGCGGCGCTGACGCCTTCAAATCAGTTGGCAGATGCCAGTCGCACTGCCGCAACGGCTGAGTCGGCTTCCGAGGTGGAAAAATTAGACGGCTTTGATCCGAGTATTTTGCCAAAAATTGAGCTGAGCGACGAATTAATGATGCGCTTTTTAGTTGGCGATATCGCCGCTCAGCGCGGTAATTCGGCGTTGGCAGCACAAGCTTGGCTGGATTTGGCGCAGCGTACGCAAGACCCGCGTACAGCGCAGCGCGCAACGCAATTGGCTTTGTCCGCCGGGCAATTGGTGGTGGCGCAAGAGGCCGCACTATTGTGGGTGGCTGGCGCGCCCAATTCGATTCAGGCACGACAAATTTTGGTGAGCTTATTGATTCGTAGTAAACGAATCGATCAAGTTGAGCCGCATTTACGCGTGCTGCTCAATGCCAAATCGTCGGAAATGGCGCCGTTTTTTATGCAAATGCATCAATTGTGGGATAAAAACAGCGATCGCGCTGCCGTGGTGACGGTGACCGAGCAACTCAGCGATGGCTTTTTAACTATGCCTGAGGCGCGTTTTGCTCGTGCGGTGGCGTATAGCAATGCGGCGGATGATGCTCGGGCTTTGGCCGAGCTGGATGTGGCATTGAGTTTACGCGCATCGTGGGAACCTGCGATTTTGTATAAGGCGCAATTGCTATCCGGTAAGAAAGACCCAGCGCTGACTAAATTATTGCAAGACGCAGCTAAAGCCAATCCGATGTCGACGGCGATTACGCTGGCGCAGGCGCGCAATATGGCCGAAGAACAAAATTATCCAGCCGCGCAGCAGCAATATGAGGCGGTGTTGAATCGTGATCCGCAACAAATTGAGGCTTTGATTGGTGCGGGTTTGATTGCGCTGGAGCTGCATGATTTAGCGCGAGCGCAGCGTTACCTTGAGCAAGCGGTGGCGTTGAATTCCAAAATTGCGCCGCAATTGGCGATGTATTTGGGGCAAATTGCCGAGCAGCAACGCCGAGATCGTGATGCGGTGCAGTGGTATTTGCAAGTAAATGACACGCAAACCGAGCGCGCGCAGGCGCGTTTGCCACGGTTGTATGCGCGAATGGGTGAACAAAAATCAGCTGATGCGGCGTTGGCGGCGTTGCCTGTTGAGTCGCTGAATCAACAAATTGATAAAGCGCAAATCGAAGCGCAAGTTTGGCGTGAACGCAAAAATCTAACGCAAGCGGTTGCGGTGATGACCGCGGCGATTAAACGCAATCCTAGTTCGGCAGAGCTCTATTATGATCGTTCTTTATATTTGGATTTAGTGGGGGATATTCCTGCCGCTGAGGCCGACTTACGCCAGTATTTACAGCTCAGCCCTGGGCATGTGCATGGCCTAAATGCCCTTGGGTATATTCTTGCCAACCGTACCGATCGTTATTCAGAAGCCAATACCTACCTTGAGCAAGCCATGGCTAAAGAGCCCAATAATCCGGTGGTGCTCGATAGCATGGGTTGGTTGCGCTTTAAGCAAGGCCGTTTGAACGAGGCGGCAGAATTATTAAAACGCGCTTTTGCGCAGTTGCCTGATCCGGAAATTGCCGCGCATTATACCGAAGTGTTATGGCAAAAAGGCGATAAAAAACAAGCCATCAGCGTGCTTAATGCGGCGATTTTGCTGGAGCCAGATGATGAAAACTTGCGCGCATTACGTCAAAAGATGGGCTTATAA
- the mutM gene encoding bifunctional DNA-formamidopyrimidine glycosylase/DNA-(apurinic or apyrimidinic site) lyase, which yields MPELPEVETTRRGIHDHLLNAKVSELIVRNGRLRWPVPADLASLIGGQTINSIGRRAKYLLLGFKHGTLIIHLGMSGSLRILTEAYPAEKHDHIDLILDNGKRLRYHDPRRFGSWLWCDTPIDEHSLLKSLGPEPLSDAFDALALQQKIGQRRTAIKQLIMDNHVVVGVGNIYASESLFRAKIHPTRPGQSLSAEERLRLVAAIKETLHAAIAAGGSTLKDYVDSEGNHGYFMLNSYVYGRTGEPCRVCGNLINTLRQGQRATFYCNNCQL from the coding sequence ATGCCAGAATTACCCGAAGTAGAAACCACTCGCCGTGGCATTCATGATCATTTACTCAATGCCAAAGTCAGCGAGCTCATCGTTCGCAATGGCCGCTTGCGCTGGCCTGTTCCGGCGGATTTAGCCAGCCTGATTGGTGGCCAGACTATTAACAGCATAGGCCGCCGTGCCAAATATTTGCTACTGGGATTTAAGCATGGCACGCTGATTATTCATTTAGGCATGTCAGGTAGCTTACGCATACTCACCGAAGCGTATCCAGCAGAAAAACACGATCATATTGATCTGATTTTGGATAACGGTAAAAGACTAAGGTATCACGATCCACGTCGCTTTGGCTCTTGGCTGTGGTGCGATACCCCAATAGATGAGCATTCATTACTCAAATCACTCGGCCCAGAGCCGTTGTCTGACGCCTTTGATGCTCTGGCTTTACAGCAAAAAATCGGCCAACGTCGCACCGCCATCAAACAACTGATCATGGACAATCATGTCGTCGTTGGTGTTGGCAATATCTATGCTTCCGAATCGCTGTTTCGCGCCAAAATCCACCCTACTCGCCCCGGACAAAGTTTAAGCGCTGAGGAACGATTACGCTTAGTCGCTGCCATAAAAGAAACACTGCATGCAGCGATTGCTGCAGGCGGCAGCACTTTAAAGGATTATGTCGATAGTGAGGGTAATCATGGCTATTTCATGCTCAATAGCTATGTGTATGGTCGAACTGGCGAGCCGTGTCGAGTTTGCGGGAATTTGATCAACACCCTGCGCCAAGGCCAACGCGCTACGTTTTATTGCAACAACTGCCAGCTTTAA
- a CDS encoding cytochrome c biogenesis protein ResB, protein MMTSNTHSFRRALFDLLSSMRFAISLLTLLAIASIIGTVLKQNEPYVNYRVEFGEFWFSIFEPLGLFDVYHSIWFLLILAFLVCSTCLCIWRHFPGVIREIRSYRVKASANSLRLMSHHHEINQPLEQPAVTQHLTEYGYRYRLRADGDATLIAAKKGSWQRLGYLFTHAAIVVICIGGLMDGNLPLKVMEMLDIKTAETRNVPQSQIPAMSRLASNNLSFRGNVNLSEGSSASVVFLNSGNGYFVQELPFILKLNKFHIEHYSTGMPKLFASDIDVLDMQGKVIQSGTIKVNHPLIVDGVAIYQASFGDGGSGLEFVQWDLLSNTKSKLAAKSQTELAIAAGQAKYRLEIGDLRPFNIETLDKTAMTASTSAVAVSPLQTALATAQSVHGDRNVRNLGPTIQFKVRDDRGQAVEYQNYMQPFVENDSSYFITGMRREVASPFAFTRIPLDQDMQLDAFMRFRSTILNANLHAEIAKRTAAKALKAGGVSADGEAQFAEITEGVLFQFSQGGFPAIERFLEQKVPQAERQVVAQTYLKVLQSAAIDAMELAQMQAGQPVTPTDNTQYRFLMDSLVATSSLFDYGSPAVLQLTGFNEVKSSGFQLTRSPGKNVVYLGSLLLIIGIFCMFYIRENRLWIRISPHSTLIAMSSNRKTDDLDREFAAHIEHLAPNQQQAPL, encoded by the coding sequence ATGATGACCTCAAATACACATTCCTTCCGTCGCGCCCTCTTTGATTTATTATCATCGATGCGTTTTGCAATTAGTTTATTAACGCTACTTGCGATTGCCTCAATTATTGGTACCGTGCTCAAGCAAAATGAGCCTTATGTTAATTATCGTGTTGAGTTTGGTGAATTTTGGTTTAGCATTTTTGAACCACTAGGCTTATTCGATGTTTATCATTCGATCTGGTTTTTGCTGATTTTGGCATTTTTGGTTTGCTCGACCTGTTTGTGTATTTGGCGGCATTTTCCTGGCGTCATTCGTGAAATACGCAGCTATCGCGTCAAGGCTAGCGCCAATTCTTTGCGCTTAATGTCGCATCATCATGAAATCAATCAGCCACTCGAACAACCAGCAGTTACTCAGCACCTCACTGAATATGGCTATCGCTATCGCTTGCGAGCCGATGGTGATGCCACATTAATTGCGGCGAAAAAAGGCAGTTGGCAGCGCTTGGGTTATTTATTTACCCATGCGGCAATTGTGGTTATTTGTATTGGCGGATTAATGGACGGTAATTTGCCATTAAAAGTCATGGAAATGCTGGATATTAAAACGGCAGAAACACGCAATGTGCCACAAAGCCAAATTCCGGCAATGTCTCGCCTTGCATCAAATAATTTATCGTTTCGTGGCAATGTCAATTTAAGTGAGGGTAGCTCTGCCAGCGTAGTTTTTCTCAACTCCGGCAATGGCTATTTTGTTCAAGAACTACCATTTATTTTAAAACTGAATAAATTTCATATTGAGCATTATTCAACTGGTATGCCTAAGCTATTTGCCAGTGATATTGATGTGCTGGATATGCAAGGAAAGGTCATCCAAAGTGGCACAATTAAAGTCAATCATCCTTTGATTGTAGATGGCGTTGCCATTTATCAAGCTAGTTTTGGCGATGGCGGTTCCGGTCTTGAGTTTGTGCAATGGGATTTATTAAGCAATACCAAATCGAAATTGGCGGCAAAATCGCAAACCGAACTCGCGATCGCTGCTGGTCAAGCCAAATACCGACTGGAAATTGGCGATCTACGTCCCTTTAATATTGAAACTCTAGATAAAACCGCGATGACGGCCAGTACATCTGCCGTTGCCGTTTCGCCACTACAAACGGCGTTAGCGACGGCGCAATCGGTGCATGGCGATCGAAACGTGCGTAATTTAGGGCCAACAATTCAATTTAAAGTCCGCGACGATCGTGGGCAAGCGGTTGAATATCAGAACTATATGCAGCCATTTGTAGAAAATGACAGCAGCTATTTCATTACCGGTATGCGCCGCGAAGTTGCATCACCATTTGCATTCACACGCATACCACTAGATCAAGATATGCAGCTTGATGCATTTATGCGTTTTAGATCAACGATTTTAAATGCTAATTTGCATGCCGAAATTGCAAAAAGAACAGCGGCTAAAGCCTTAAAAGCTGGCGGTGTTTCTGCCGATGGTGAGGCGCAGTTTGCTGAGATTACTGAGGGCGTGTTATTTCAATTTAGCCAAGGTGGCTTCCCAGCGATTGAGCGCTTTTTAGAGCAGAAAGTACCGCAAGCTGAGCGGCAAGTGGTCGCGCAAACCTACCTTAAAGTACTGCAAAGTGCCGCCATCGATGCGATGGAGCTAGCCCAAATGCAAGCTGGCCAGCCAGTGACGCCGACCGATAACACGCAATATCGATTCTTGATGGATAGTTTGGTGGCCACCAGCAGTTTGTTTGATTACGGCTCACCGGCTGTTTTGCAGCTAACTGGCTTTAACGAGGTGAAATCGAGTGGTTTTCAACTCACCCGCTCGCCCGGTAAAAACGTAGTCTATTTAGGCTCTTTGTTGTTAATCATCGGTATTTTCTGCATGTTTTATATTCGAGAAAATCGTCTATGGATCAGAATTAGTCCGCATTCAACTTTGATCGCCATGAGTAGCAATCGCAAAACCGACGATTTAGATCGTGAGTTTGCCGCCCATATCGAGCACCTTGCACCAAACCAGCAACAAGCCCCACTTTGA